Sequence from the Syntrophorhabdus sp. genome:
AACGTTGGCACCGCCGCCGGCCAGACGGTGATGCACCTCCACGTCCACGTCATCCCGCGGTACGCCGGCGACATGGCGGACCCCCGGGGCGGTGTACGGGGCGCGATACCGGAGAAGAGGGTGTATTGAGGGGCGGTTCGGTCTGCCTGGGCCCCCGGGGGGAGTCTCGCCCCGGGCATGTCCTCAAAAGCCTTCCAGAGTCGGATCGAAAGCCCTAACATGCCCGGCTTTCAATATCAGCGTGGTTATTGCCTTTCGCTTAAACCATGACACCCATTCAGACCTGGAGATATACCATGATCAAAATCGAAAGGATCAGAGCAGATACCCGCTTCAGGGGCACTGATCTTCCCTTGCCATCGGGTGGGGCAGATACGATCCCCGGATTCGGATGGCGTGAGGGCACGTCTCATTGATGACCTTCCTGCTCTTCTTGCACGCTTTGAAGGGCGGCGCATCGATTATAAGGAGGAAGTGAGCAGCAACCTCTACAAACTCATCTCTGCCTTCGCCAACACCGCCGGCGGTACGGTCATTCTTGGTGTCAGGGATAGAGATCACGCCGTTACCGGCATCGATCTCAGGAATAACACAATCAAAGTCCTTGCAGACAGTATAACCACCAGGCTCGGCATCCACCCGGTCATCGATATCCACGAGATCGATGGGAAGCATATTCTTACCATTGCCGTAGAGCAGAGCCGCGCCCCGGTCGCCTATGACGGACGGTATTACACCCGTGTCGGTGACACCACCCGCGAGATGCTTCCCGATGAACTCCGGGAGTATTTCCAACAGAGCATCGAATGGGACGGTATCACCGGCCCATACACACCCGACCAGATCGATGAGGGGACTGTCCGGCGTTTTCTTGCCCTTGCAAAGGCGGCAGGGCGCATCACCGCTATCGATCCCGACGAACCGATCGATACCGTCCTCCGCCGCCTTGATCTTGTCAGGGACGGGCGGATCAGGAACGGAGCTCTCATCCTCTTCGGCAGAGACCCGCAGAAGGACTTCCCCAATAGCATCGTCAGGATCGGCAGGTTCAGGCGGGCCGATATCATCATCGGCGACCACGAGATCAGGGGGAACCTCTTCTCTCAGTTCGATGAGGCCGAGCGGATCATCAAGAGTTACATCGGCGTAAGGTATGACATATCCGAGGAAGCGATGCAGGAATCCTTCCAGAGGAAAGAAGTCTGGGACTACCCGCTCCCGGCCATCCGCGAGGCCCTGCTGAACGCCCTCATCCACTGCGACTACTTCAACAACACAGTCCAGACTCAGGTCAGGATCTTCGATGACCATATTCGCTTCCATAACCCCGGCCGCCTCCCCGAAGGCATCACCCTCGAGACGATCCTGAAAGAGCACTACTCCTACCACCGCAACCCGAAGATCGCCGAGGTCTTCTACCGGGCCGGGTTCATCGAACGCTATGGTTCCGGGATCGAGCGGATGATCACTGTGCTCAACGCAGCAAGCCTGCCGGTGCCGGTGATCACCAGCACGCCGCTTGGATTCACCCTCACCATGCGCAAAGATCCCTTCACAGAGGAGTATCTACAGGAACTCGGGTTGAACAAGCGGCAGATTGCTGCGATCTCCTTCCTGCGTGTTCACGGCACGATCACCAACAGCCAGTACCAGGAGCTCAACACCGTCGCCGCGAGGACCGCAGTGAACGATTTAAACGACCTTGTCAGGAAGCGCATCGTTGAACGGAGAGGCCGATCGCGGCGCGATACCCACTATAGTCTCTCTTCCGAGAGAGGAGTTGAGATGATCAGGAGTGATGATGCGTGATATGTGCGCGATGATGCGTGATATGTGCGCGATTCCGATCATCTCTTTAACCTTGCGGAGAATGCGATGCTCCGGCAGGAACGACTTGCTCGTAGGATATGACGTTCCAGTGGAACGGAGCTTGAGCACCCGGGGGTGGGATCGGGCCTTCGACCACCTCGCCGAGAAATGCGCCTACCTCATCCACGTCCGGGGGTACGAAGCATGGGCGATCTGACCTGCCCCTTCTGCAACCCCCCGCCGGAAGACATAGTCCTCGCCAACACCCTCTGCTACGCCCGCTACGATAAATACCCGGTAAACCCCGGTCACCTCCTCATCATCCCCTTCCGCCACGCCCCCACCCTCTTCGACGCGACCGACGCAGAACTTGCTGCCCTCATCGCCCTCGCCTGGGAAGCAAAAACTCTCCTCGACGACCGGTTCCACCCCGATGGCTACAACGTCGGCGCGAA
This genomic interval carries:
- a CDS encoding HIT domain-containing protein; translated protein: MGDLTCPFCNPPPEDIVLANTLCYARYDKYPVNPGHLLIIPFRHAPTLFDATDAELAALIALAWEAKTLLDDRFHPDGYNVGANVGTAAGQTVMHLHVHVIPRYAGDMADPRGGVRGAIPEKRVY
- a CDS encoding transcriptional regulator, yielding MSSNLYKLISAFANTAGGTVILGVRDRDHAVTGIDLRNNTIKVLADSITTRLGIHPVIDIHEIDGKHILTIAVEQSRAPVAYDGRYYTRVGDTTREMLPDELREYFQQSIEWDGITGPYTPDQIDEGTVRRFLALAKAAGRITAIDPDEPIDTVLRRLDLVRDGRIRNGALILFGRDPQKDFPNSIVRIGRFRRADIIIGDHEIRGNLFSQFDEAERIIKSYIGVRYDISEEAMQESFQRKEVWDYPLPAIREALLNALIHCDYFNNTVQTQVRIFDDHIRFHNPGRLPEGITLETILKEHYSYHRNPKIAEVFYRAGFIERYGSGIERMITVLNAASLPVPVITSTPLGFTLTMRKDPFTEEYLQELGLNKRQIAAISFLRVHGTITNSQYQELNTVAARTAVNDLNDLVRKRIVERRGRSRRDTHYSLSSERGVEMIRSDDA
- a CDS encoding HIT domain-containing protein, translated to NVGTAAGQTVMHLHVHVIPRYAGDMADPRGGVRGAIPEKRVY